In one Deinococcus humi genomic region, the following are encoded:
- a CDS encoding AAA family ATPase, with product MTRILITGMSGTGKSSVLQELARRGHRTVDTDSDEWCEWVMDARGARDWVWREDRMDGLLASHANGALFVAGCKSNQGRFYPRFDAVVLLSAPAAVLLERIATRRNNPYGKSPQERALVLEHLDTVEPLLRATATAELDATQPLSVVADGLEALAG from the coding sequence ATGACCCGAATTCTTATCACCGGCATGTCTGGCACCGGGAAATCCAGCGTGTTGCAGGAACTGGCACGTCGGGGCCACCGCACTGTGGATACCGACTCGGACGAGTGGTGCGAGTGGGTCATGGACGCGCGGGGAGCGCGCGACTGGGTGTGGCGGGAGGACCGCATGGACGGGTTGCTGGCCAGTCACGCGAATGGAGCGCTGTTCGTGGCGGGGTGCAAATCCAACCAGGGCCGCTTCTATCCCCGGTTCGACGCCGTGGTTCTGCTCAGCGCCCCTGCCGCCGTCCTGCTGGAGCGCATCGCCACCCGCAGGAACAATCCCTACGGGAAGTCGCCCCAGGAGAGAGCGCTGGTGCTGGAGCATCTGGACACTGTGGAGCCGTTGCTGCGGGCGACGGCCACGGCAGAACTCGACGCCACTCAACCGTTGTCGGTGGTGGCGGATGGGCTGGAGGCGCTGGCAGGTTGA
- a CDS encoding DUF1028 domain-containing protein: MTFSIVGRDAATGDLGVAVASKFLAVGALVPFVRAGVGAVATQSYVNPNFGPDGLRLLSEGLSPQEVGARFKAEDPGIAHRQFGIVGADGRSVTFTGPDCHAWAGGVAGADVAIQGNILTGPEVVEAMHAGWTAAEGQPLPRRLLAALRAGDSAGGDKRGRQSAALLCAGPGRGYGGLTDDWVNLRADDHTDPCAELERLLDMFDLLFGRPTETRELTEGELNWLRALLIRQGHAVSLPAGLWDADTEAAAWALYGTENLEERWVAGGGFDPVALAYLRKQYGE; the protein is encoded by the coding sequence ATGACCTTTTCCATCGTGGGGCGCGACGCGGCAACGGGCGATCTGGGAGTGGCGGTGGCCAGCAAATTTCTGGCGGTGGGCGCGCTCGTCCCCTTCGTGCGGGCGGGCGTGGGCGCGGTGGCCACCCAGAGCTACGTCAATCCCAACTTCGGCCCCGATGGCTTGCGATTGCTCTCGGAGGGCCTGTCGCCGCAGGAGGTGGGCGCCCGCTTCAAGGCCGAGGACCCGGGCATCGCCCATCGCCAGTTCGGCATCGTGGGCGCGGACGGGCGAAGTGTGACCTTTACTGGCCCCGACTGCCACGCCTGGGCGGGCGGCGTCGCGGGAGCGGACGTGGCGATCCAGGGCAATATTCTGACCGGGCCGGAAGTCGTGGAGGCGATGCATGCAGGCTGGACCGCGGCGGAGGGTCAACCGTTGCCGCGTCGCCTGCTGGCCGCCCTGCGGGCTGGCGACAGCGCGGGCGGCGACAAGCGAGGCCGCCAGTCCGCCGCGCTGCTGTGCGCCGGGCCGGGCCGGGGCTACGGCGGCCTGACCGACGACTGGGTCAACCTGCGCGCCGACGATCATACCGATCCGTGCGCCGAGCTGGAGCGGCTGCTGGACATGTTCGATCTGCTGTTCGGCAGGCCCACGGAGACGCGCGAGTTGACCGAGGGGGAGTTGAACTGGCTGCGCGCGCTGCTGATCCGCCAGGGCCACGCCGTCTCATTGCCCGCTGGCCTCTGGGATGCCGATACCGAGGCCGCCGCCTGGGCGCTGTACGGCACCGAGAATCTGGAGGAGCGCTGGGTGGCCGGCGGCGGGTTCGATCCGGTGGCGCTGGCGTACCTGCGCAAGCAGTACGGGGAGTAA
- a CDS encoding Rrf2 family transcriptional regulator: MRLSATDVYAFQALGFLGTQDAARWVSSEEISEATGVHRPYLVRILAALSNKGVVKSKKGIGGGYALARKAGLISLCEVVRAIDGPVAPLSCISLNWHESCPEESRCHVRATVYTRMRDAMLGVLQEFSVADLVADARQGVSYGHCLGHLLKPNA; this comes from the coding sequence ATGCGGCTTTCGGCCACCGACGTGTATGCCTTTCAGGCCCTGGGTTTTCTGGGGACACAGGACGCCGCGCGCTGGGTGTCCAGCGAGGAGATCAGCGAGGCCACCGGGGTCCACCGTCCGTATCTGGTGCGCATCCTGGCGGCGCTGAGCAACAAGGGCGTGGTGAAAAGCAAGAAGGGCATCGGCGGCGGCTACGCGCTGGCCCGCAAGGCCGGGCTGATCAGCCTGTGCGAGGTGGTCCGCGCCATCGACGGCCCGGTCGCGCCCCTGAGCTGCATCAGTCTCAACTGGCACGAATCCTGCCCGGAGGAGTCCAGATGCCATGTCCGCGCCACGGTCTACACCCGCATGCGCGACGCGATGCTGGGCGTGTTGCAGGAGTTCAGCGTGGCCGATCTGGTGGCCGACGCGCGCCAGGGCGTGAGTTACGGGCATTGTCTGGGGCATCTCCTCAAGCCGAACGCCTAG
- a CDS encoding LysR family transcriptional regulator: MTAEPPARLPVSGQLPALGSAHLSVLLGVAEAGSFSEAALRLGLAQSTVSHTVRAAETALGLQIFERGRHGAWPTAAGARVLAHARHAADALRAMTAPAPTLCGTLRVVSCRSVIRQFITPALNGFQHLYPGVEVRVRDTSGEHDEIEAQVLAGEADLGLGRLPVRPELRARALFADEYLIITAAHAPPIRSWDDFHRAAYIVCEEDCAPFIAAHVARYSQPPAPSVCLKDPQVALGRVAEGHGFTVLTGLVCVPLPSHLRAYPLPTPLWRPIGSVTRRGQAEVSALIDAFQDAVLSPGALRASAGRQASLVRFGGIETEPLAF; this comes from the coding sequence ATGACCGCCGAACCGCCCGCCCGCCTCCCAGTGTCTGGCCAACTTCCTGCGCTGGGCAGCGCCCACCTGAGCGTGTTGCTGGGAGTGGCTGAGGCAGGCAGCTTCAGCGAGGCCGCGTTGCGGCTGGGGCTGGCCCAGTCCACGGTCAGCCACACTGTGCGCGCCGCCGAGACCGCGCTGGGCCTGCAGATCTTCGAGCGGGGCCGCCACGGCGCGTGGCCCACGGCGGCGGGCGCGCGGGTCCTGGCCCACGCCCGCCACGCCGCCGACGCCCTGCGCGCCATGACGGCCCCAGCCCCCACGCTGTGCGGCACGCTGCGGGTGGTGTCGTGCCGCAGCGTGATCCGGCAGTTCATCACCCCGGCCCTCAACGGCTTTCAGCACCTGTATCCGGGGGTAGAGGTGCGGGTGCGGGATACCTCTGGCGAACATGATGAGATCGAGGCCCAGGTCCTGGCGGGCGAGGCAGACCTGGGCCTGGGCCGCCTGCCGGTGCGCCCCGAACTGAGGGCGCGCGCCCTGTTCGCCGACGAGTACCTGATCATCACGGCGGCCCACGCGCCGCCCATCCGCAGCTGGGACGATTTCCACCGCGCCGCGTACATCGTGTGTGAGGAGGACTGTGCCCCCTTCATCGCCGCGCACGTCGCCCGGTATTCGCAGCCGCCCGCGCCCAGCGTGTGCCTGAAAGACCCGCAGGTGGCGCTGGGCCGGGTGGCCGAGGGCCACGGCTTCACGGTCCTGACCGGGCTGGTCTGTGTGCCGCTGCCCTCCCACCTGCGCGCGTACCCGCTGCCCACCCCGCTGTGGAGGCCGATTGGCAGCGTCACCCGCCGGGGTCAGGCAGAGGTTTCAGCGCTGATCGACGCTTTCCAGGACGCCGTGCTGTCGCCAGGAGCCCTGCGCGCCTCGGCGGGGCGGCAGGCGTCACTGGTCCGTTTCGGGGGAATAGAAACAGAGCCCCTGGCGTTTTAG
- the pyrF gene encoding orotidine-5'-phosphate decarboxylase, translating into MLTFAQAVTERTLRLNTRLCVGLDPRRDAYRDAAHLRSHTLEVLEACAPLAACVKPQFAFYEALGVEGMTILEEVCAAARTLGLPVLLDAKRGDIGSTAQAYAQAWLSGRHAGAALTVNPFLGFETLTPFVDTARETGGAVFVLVKTSNPGQVDLQGSGVSERVAVEIKRLNAQDSDLQAQEGPYGTVGAVVGATHAADLATFRALMPRSLLLLPGLGAQGGAAADLKGAFHEGGTGALASASRGVQYADGLSVKASVAAARSFRDELNGVLGG; encoded by the coding sequence ATGCTCACCTTCGCCCAAGCCGTGACCGAGCGCACCCTTCGCCTGAACACTCGCCTGTGCGTGGGCCTGGATCCGCGCCGGGACGCCTACCGCGACGCCGCACACCTCAGGAGCCATACGCTGGAGGTGCTGGAGGCCTGCGCGCCTCTCGCCGCCTGCGTCAAGCCGCAGTTTGCCTTTTACGAGGCGCTGGGGGTGGAGGGCATGACCATTCTGGAGGAGGTCTGCGCCGCCGCCCGCACGCTGGGCCTGCCCGTTTTGCTGGACGCCAAGCGCGGCGACATCGGCAGCACGGCGCAGGCCTATGCGCAGGCGTGGCTGAGCGGGCGACACGCGGGCGCGGCGCTGACGGTCAATCCCTTCCTGGGCTTCGAGACGCTGACCCCCTTCGTGGACACGGCCCGCGAGACCGGCGGAGCGGTGTTCGTCCTGGTGAAAACCAGCAATCCCGGTCAGGTCGACTTGCAGGGCAGCGGCGTCAGCGAGCGGGTGGCGGTGGAGATCAAGCGCCTGAATGCCCAGGACTCAGACCTGCAGGCGCAGGAAGGCCCCTACGGCACGGTAGGCGCGGTGGTGGGCGCAACGCATGCGGCGGACCTCGCCACCTTCCGGGCGCTGATGCCGCGCTCGCTGCTGCTGCTGCCCGGTCTGGGCGCACAGGGGGGGGCCGCCGCCGACTTGAAAGGGGCCTTTCACGAGGGCGGTACGGGCGCCCTTGCCAGCGCCAGCCGGGGCGTGCAATACGCGGACGGCCTGAGCGTGAAGGCCAGCGTGGCGGCAGCGCGGAGCTTCAGGGACGAGCTGAACGGGGTACTGGGGGGATAA
- a CDS encoding transglycosylase domain-containing protein: MAVTSRQTGPGRRLNFWRNPWPRTPFVRRPGGRWTLRRILRAALATVGALTLGTMLLGVAGAWSSGAFVRVWNLRSELRPIEVQDRRGQPLGVIDHCREGQTTNAVPCRESLSVPLTGVSPSFLLAYVAKEDVRFFSHVGVDLGRLPRALLSGSGGSTLTMQLLKNNVLAGHFDYDTDRHGLGLVMTRKATEFVLAPLVTLRYGRQEVLAMSVNSLPWIGIGQRKGVYDAARAVFGVDPADLNLAQSAFLVGLLPAPGRYLVAADTPPETATARFRWMRSQQLLTLRILRSNGLISENEYLAAASVPLQPRLWRAEYAGSGGDLRIVSAARNPDYRNEPEPVWAMQELVRRELRAAGLNPSKVGRVVLTIDARAQAELSRRVSGEGATGLRPPGIAEGAAVVDVRGGGIVALASSTGGNQNSDAGRQWAAYAQRPVASTVKPLLYATAFGSGDGDLNQFSTFTDTATRYGSQAIGNNSGTFLGRAMTVREANARSLNTVAVQVGTGREAALRKVLAGVNYSEDSANRSSPALGTYRASPLTVAAAYSSFANGGTLCPPHLLAEVYGAGDKPLPLRRVGCQPLWDPVVAYETFDMLTGAVNDPAGHVPFLRPTLFQRLSGKAMPLGAKSGTTDDINDTWCAGVTPQYAMAVWIGDPDGRQSVPVNLYREQAACREIGLLRDLPHDLRTVEVPPGITRVGGVAVPIPGLNPRNPVPPG; this comes from the coding sequence ATGGCCGTGACTTCAAGGCAGACCGGTCCAGGGCGGAGGCTCAATTTCTGGCGCAACCCCTGGCCACGCACCCCATTCGTGCGGCGTCCGGGGGGGCGCTGGACCCTGCGGCGCATCCTGCGGGCGGCGCTGGCCACCGTGGGCGCATTGACGCTGGGGACCATGCTTCTGGGCGTGGCGGGCGCGTGGAGCAGCGGGGCCTTCGTCCGCGTGTGGAACCTGCGTTCGGAACTGCGGCCCATCGAGGTGCAGGACCGCCGCGGCCAGCCGCTGGGCGTGATCGACCATTGCCGCGAGGGCCAGACCACCAACGCCGTGCCATGCCGCGAATCGCTGAGCGTGCCGCTGACCGGCGTCTCGCCCTCGTTTCTGCTGGCCTACGTGGCGAAGGAGGACGTGCGCTTCTTCTCGCACGTGGGCGTGGATCTGGGCCGCCTGCCGCGCGCCCTGCTGAGTGGCTCGGGTGGCAGCACCCTGACCATGCAGTTGCTGAAGAACAATGTGCTGGCCGGGCATTTCGACTACGACACGGACCGGCACGGACTGGGCCTGGTGATGACCCGCAAGGCCACCGAGTTCGTGCTGGCCCCGCTGGTGACCCTGCGCTACGGACGGCAGGAGGTGCTGGCGATGAGCGTCAACAGTCTGCCGTGGATCGGCATCGGCCAGCGCAAGGGCGTGTACGACGCGGCGCGGGCAGTGTTCGGCGTGGATCCGGCAGACCTGAACCTGGCGCAGAGTGCCTTTCTGGTGGGCCTGCTGCCTGCGCCGGGACGTTATCTGGTGGCGGCGGACACCCCGCCCGAGACGGCCACCGCCCGCTTTCGCTGGATGCGTTCCCAGCAACTGCTGACCCTGCGAATCCTGCGCTCCAACGGTCTGATCTCGGAGAACGAGTACCTGGCGGCGGCCTCCGTTCCCTTGCAGCCCCGGCTGTGGCGCGCCGAGTACGCCGGAAGCGGCGGCGACCTGCGGATCGTGAGTGCGGCCCGCAATCCCGACTACCGCAACGAGCCTGAACCCGTGTGGGCCATGCAGGAACTGGTGCGGCGCGAGTTGCGGGCCGCCGGCCTGAATCCCAGCAAGGTGGGGCGCGTGGTGCTGACCATTGACGCGCGGGCGCAGGCAGAGCTGTCGCGGCGTGTAAGCGGTGAGGGGGCCACTGGCCTGCGTCCTCCCGGCATCGCCGAGGGCGCAGCCGTGGTGGACGTGCGGGGCGGCGGCATCGTGGCGCTGGCCAGCAGCACTGGAGGCAACCAGAACAGCGACGCCGGGCGGCAGTGGGCGGCTTACGCCCAGAGACCGGTCGCCAGCACGGTCAAACCGCTGCTGTATGCCACGGCATTTGGCAGCGGCGACGGAGATCTTAACCAGTTCAGCACCTTCACGGACACGGCCACCCGCTACGGCTCGCAGGCCATCGGCAACAATTCCGGCACCTTCTTGGGCCGAGCCATGACCGTGCGCGAGGCCAACGCCCGCAGCCTGAACACGGTCGCCGTGCAGGTGGGCACCGGGCGCGAGGCGGCCCTGCGAAAGGTTCTGGCGGGCGTGAATTACAGCGAGGACAGCGCCAACCGCTCCAGCCCGGCGCTAGGGACGTACCGGGCCTCACCGCTGACGGTGGCGGCGGCCTACAGCAGCTTCGCCAACGGCGGCACGCTGTGCCCCCCGCACCTGCTGGCCGAGGTGTACGGAGCTGGTGACAAACCGCTGCCCCTGCGCCGGGTGGGGTGCCAGCCGCTGTGGGATCCGGTGGTGGCCTACGAGACCTTCGACATGCTGACGGGCGCGGTGAACGACCCTGCCGGACACGTCCCCTTCCTGCGCCCCACCCTGTTCCAGCGCCTGAGCGGCAAGGCCATGCCGCTGGGCGCGAAGTCCGGCACCACCGACGACATCAACGACACGTGGTGTGCGGGCGTGACCCCGCAGTACGCGATGGCCGTGTGGATCGGCGACCCCGATGGCCGCCAGAGCGTGCCGGTGAACCTGTACCGCGAACAGGCCGCCTGCCGCGAGATCGGCCTGCTGCGCGATCTGCCGCACGACCTCAGGACGGTAGAGGTTCCGCCGGGGATCACGCGGGTGGGCGGTGTGGCGGTGCCGATTCCGGGGTTGAATCCGAGAAATCCAGTGCCGCCAGGATGA
- a CDS encoding cysteine desulfurase-like protein, with protein sequence MTTATPALAPRLREQFPPLLAGRAYLDNAAGGLLPLRAIEAITAHLMRYGATNAMPGHQPGADILALKHRARAATALFLNAQPQDVALAQSATALAFRLSAAFARMWGPGDEVIVSGLEHEANASPWRELERVGVTVKVWHARKPEMYLHADDLAGLLSDRTRLVSVTATSNALGVAVDIPAVTAQVRAAGGWTVVDAVHAAPHTLPDVEAWGADFVMFSPYKVFGPHLGALWISPEHRPHLPWPKLSFVPDGDITGIEHGTPQFELLAGWLGTLDYLRELGDSGELTRAALVSAYARIAELEKPVAERLISGLAAMDNVTLYGPQDMTGRVGTAAFRVDGETPEQSAARLTAIGVDVAAGHFYAVQPLKDLGLYPEGIVRVSTAHYTTLDDVERLLAGI encoded by the coding sequence ATGACCACTGCGACACCGGCCCTGGCCCCCCGTCTCCGTGAACAGTTTCCCCCGCTCCTGGCGGGCCGGGCCTACCTAGACAATGCGGCGGGCGGCTTGCTGCCCCTGCGCGCCATCGAGGCCATCACCGCACACCTGATGCGCTACGGCGCGACGAACGCCATGCCGGGGCACCAGCCGGGGGCCGATATCCTGGCCCTCAAGCACCGTGCCCGCGCGGCCACCGCCCTGTTCCTGAATGCCCAGCCGCAAGACGTGGCCCTGGCGCAGAGTGCCACGGCCCTGGCCTTCCGCCTGTCCGCCGCCTTCGCCCGCATGTGGGGGCCGGGGGACGAGGTGATCGTGTCGGGCCTGGAACACGAGGCCAACGCCAGCCCGTGGCGCGAGCTGGAACGCGTGGGCGTGACGGTCAAGGTCTGGCACGCCCGCAAACCCGAGATGTACCTGCACGCCGACGATCTGGCAGGGTTGCTCTCGGACCGGACCCGTCTGGTGTCGGTCACGGCGACCAGCAACGCGCTAGGCGTCGCCGTGGACATTCCCGCCGTCACGGCCCAGGTGCGGGCGGCAGGTGGCTGGACGGTTGTGGACGCCGTTCACGCCGCGCCGCACACGCTGCCGGACGTGGAGGCCTGGGGCGCGGATTTCGTGATGTTCAGCCCCTACAAGGTGTTCGGCCCACACCTGGGAGCGCTGTGGATCAGCCCTGAACACCGCCCGCATCTGCCGTGGCCCAAGCTGAGTTTCGTCCCGGACGGCGACATCACGGGCATCGAGCACGGCACGCCGCAATTCGAACTGCTGGCCGGCTGGCTGGGCACGCTGGATTACCTGCGTGAGCTGGGCGACTCCGGGGAACTGACGCGGGCCGCGCTGGTGTCCGCCTATGCCCGGATTGCCGAACTGGAGAAGCCGGTGGCCGAGCGCCTGATTTCCGGGCTGGCCGCGATGGACAACGTCACCCTCTACGGGCCTCAGGACATGACCGGCCGCGTGGGGACGGCGGCCTTCCGCGTGGACGGCGAGACGCCGGAGCAGTCCGCTGCTCGGCTGACCGCCATTGGGGTGGACGTGGCCGCAGGACACTTCTACGCCGTGCAGCCGCTCAAGGATCTGGGTCTGTATCCCGAAGGCATCGTGCGCGTCAGCACTGCGCACTACACGACGCTGGACGATGTGGAGCGTCTGCTGGCCGGGATCTAG
- a CDS encoding VWA domain-containing protein codes for MSPLPFLSLLPLLSPTPMSAGTVLGLSTPPLHFVIAADMTGSSKNPAYKYADQARVLSQSIMLNQVRSGDTLTLLRICEGVQTVADFKFLSKNGARMGKADILRYTGALTQPCTGRGSAITAGLSKANALLARTAGVGSVVVLFSDGALLDDAGRAKLPTVFGKLLGSKDTRQLFFAGLSPEKDRNGNSIRDGFVGALGKAGDDARVLMAGAYDLNNVYPTFADAVKKARR; via the coding sequence ATGTCCCCTCTCCCCTTTCTCTCCCTGTTGCCCCTGCTGTCTCCCACCCCCATGAGCGCTGGAACGGTGCTGGGGCTGAGCACGCCGCCGCTGCATTTCGTGATCGCCGCCGATATGACCGGCAGCAGCAAGAACCCCGCCTACAAGTACGCCGATCAGGCCCGGGTGCTGTCGCAGAGCATCATGCTCAATCAGGTGCGTTCGGGCGACACGCTGACCCTGCTCCGCATCTGCGAGGGCGTGCAGACGGTGGCCGACTTCAAATTCCTGTCCAAGAACGGCGCGAGGATGGGCAAGGCCGATATCCTGCGCTACACGGGCGCCTTGACCCAGCCGTGTACCGGACGGGGCAGCGCCATCACCGCCGGACTGAGCAAGGCCAATGCGCTCTTGGCCCGAACTGCGGGGGTGGGCAGCGTGGTGGTGCTGTTCAGCGACGGCGCCCTGCTTGACGATGCGGGGCGCGCCAAACTGCCAACCGTGTTCGGCAAGCTGCTGGGCAGCAAGGACACCCGGCAACTGTTCTTCGCGGGCTTAAGCCCGGAAAAGGACAGGAACGGCAACTCCATCCGGGACGGTTTCGTGGGGGCGCTGGGCAAGGCGGGCGACGACGCGCGGGTGCTGATGGCAGGCGCATATGACCTGAACAACGTCTACCCCACCTTTGCCGACGCCGTGAAGAAAGCCAGGAGGTAG
- a CDS encoding 3-keto-5-aminohexanoate cleavage protein: MLIAALNGNRSPNEHPEVPVTPQQLAAAAREAVEAGADALHVHPRNAAGVESLEDADVAGALAAVREACPGVPVGVSSGWWILPDAGARLAAVRAWTARPDFVSVNWHEEGAAELAAALLDRGIGVEAGLWTADAVRAFLTWSRRDEVLRVLLELPDQPIRNYKAELQEMFGLLEASDLDRQVVLHGLGESAWPLLREAARRGLGARIGLEDTLLLPGDFDTAGDNGELVRVAREMLR; this comes from the coding sequence ATGCTCATTGCGGCCCTGAACGGCAACCGAAGCCCCAACGAACACCCGGAGGTTCCCGTGACCCCCCAGCAGCTCGCGGCAGCGGCGCGCGAGGCGGTGGAGGCTGGGGCGGACGCCCTGCACGTTCACCCCAGAAATGCGGCGGGGGTGGAAAGCCTGGAGGACGCGGATGTGGCAGGGGCGCTGGCAGCGGTACGCGAGGCCTGTCCAGGCGTCCCCGTGGGTGTGTCCAGCGGCTGGTGGATCCTGCCGGACGCCGGGGCGAGGCTGGCCGCCGTGCGCGCCTGGACCGCGCGGCCCGATTTCGTCTCCGTCAATTGGCACGAGGAGGGGGCGGCTGAACTGGCCGCAGCGCTGCTGGACCGTGGGATTGGCGTGGAGGCCGGCCTGTGGACGGCAGACGCAGTCAGGGCATTCCTGACGTGGTCCCGGCGCGACGAGGTGCTGCGCGTGTTGCTGGAACTACCCGATCAGCCGATCAGGAACTACAAGGCCGAACTGCAGGAGATGTTTGGCCTGCTGGAGGCCTCGGATCTGGACAGGCAAGTCGTGCTGCATGGCCTGGGCGAGAGCGCCTGGCCGCTGCTGCGCGAGGCGGCGCGGCGCGGGCTGGGTGCCCGCATCGGCCTGGAAGACACCCTGCTGCTGCCCGGCGACTTCGATACCGCTGGCGACAATGGGGAGCTGGTCCGGGTAGCCCGCGAAATGCTGAGGTAA
- a CDS encoding N-acetylmuramoyl-L-alanine amidase, producing the protein MIASSPLSVLCPAPRGAAFSFRSLLRFAGLLWTLTLLSLAAAAPRVGAHDGFTRLVFDLPGNSASRVTAAGRSVSVKLDVKLKAEQGALKAEGVTAYAVSGATVTVTLAGDGSAARTKVSVLPRSGAAAARLVIDVPTSAAALASRPVTAPVAAATTVAATVTRPRVVLDAGHGGVDPGMTSQWLREKDVTLDVALRTRAELLKHGVDVVMVRTADRDLSADKRTDLDARSRLATTGKVSAYISIHVNAGGASAQGIETYYFGQPLAGSDRSRAVQENGGGSVGQELTRKAANSAQGLLGDIVAQAKLSFSRQLAQKVQARLVQYTGAVNRGVQTDAFYVIRNPTTPAILTEIGFGSSPTEGPRLATPAYREKIAQGLARAILDFLNTK; encoded by the coding sequence GTGATCGCTTCATCTCCTCTGTCTGTTCTGTGCCCTGCACCCCGGGGCGCTGCGTTTTCCTTCCGTTCACTGCTTCGTTTTGCGGGCCTGCTGTGGACACTGACCCTTCTTTCCCTCGCCGCCGCGGCTCCGCGCGTGGGCGCCCATGACGGCTTCACGCGGCTGGTCTTCGATTTGCCGGGCAACAGCGCCTCCAGGGTCACGGCGGCGGGCCGCAGCGTGAGCGTCAAGCTGGATGTCAAGCTCAAGGCCGAGCAGGGGGCGCTGAAGGCGGAGGGCGTCACGGCCTACGCGGTGTCGGGCGCAACGGTCACCGTGACGCTGGCAGGAGACGGCAGCGCGGCCCGGACTAAGGTCAGCGTCTTGCCCAGAAGCGGCGCGGCGGCGGCCCGGCTGGTGATCGACGTGCCCACTTCCGCCGCTGCGCTGGCGTCCCGGCCAGTCACGGCTCCGGTGGCCGCCGCCACCACAGTAGCGGCCACGGTGACCCGCCCCCGCGTGGTGCTGGACGCCGGGCACGGCGGCGTCGATCCAGGCATGACCAGCCAGTGGCTCCGGGAAAAGGATGTAACGCTGGACGTGGCCCTGCGCACCCGCGCCGAACTGCTCAAGCACGGCGTCGACGTGGTGATGGTCCGGACGGCGGACCGCGATCTCAGCGCCGACAAGCGCACCGATCTGGACGCCCGCTCGCGGCTGGCCACCACCGGCAAGGTCAGCGCGTACATCAGCATCCACGTCAACGCGGGCGGGGCATCGGCTCAGGGCATCGAAACGTATTACTTCGGGCAGCCGCTGGCGGGCAGCGACCGCAGCCGCGCCGTGCAGGAAAACGGCGGCGGCAGCGTGGGTCAGGAGCTGACCCGCAAGGCTGCCAACAGCGCCCAGGGCCTGCTGGGTGACATCGTGGCGCAGGCCAAGCTGTCGTTCTCGCGGCAACTGGCTCAGAAGGTGCAGGCGCGGCTGGTGCAGTACACCGGGGCCGTCAACCGGGGCGTGCAGACCGACGCCTTCTACGTGATCCGCAACCCCACCACCCCCGCCATCCTGACCGAGATCGGTTTCGGCAGCAGCCCAACTGAGGGGCCGCGGCTGGCGACCCCCGCCTACCGCGAGAAGATCGCGCAGGGGCTGGCGCGGGCAATCCTGGATTTTCTGAACACCAAGTAG